Genomic segment of Zingiber officinale cultivar Zhangliang chromosome 11B, Zo_v1.1, whole genome shotgun sequence:
atgaCATGCGGTTTATCCCACCATACACCTATAGCATGTGTGCCTACATGTACCTCCCTTTATATCTATGGGGTCAGTACTAAGGGGACCACTAAAATAGCGAATCTACCTTTAGGGAGACAGTCAACCACATAGACACGATCAAGATGAAGCTTATGCAGTGCTTACTTCTTTGCTCCTGGAGAcaattatcaaaattattatatatatgtaCCACAGAGGAATAAATTTTGGTTGAACTCTAGTAGATCCTTTTCTAGTAACACCATATGATTATGATGCTCCTTTGGATGAATATGGTAACATAAAGCAACCCAAATGGGGACACTTGAAGCAACTACATAGCGCCATCAAATTGGTGGAGAAGTCTGAGGGGCACGCAGATGGACAAGAGCATCTTCTATGATGTTGTGCTCGTCGGATGATCGATGAGGATTGCTAAAATCCAACAGCTATTAGTAGATTTTATTAATTTGGTATTAGATGATCTTTCTCCTGGGTTATCTTCCGATATTATTCTAAATTAGAGGGTGAATTTTATGTAAATTTTCTCTACTATAAAAAAATGATGTAGACATAAGAATAAATCGAGAAAGTAATTTTAATGATATAAACGAAAGAGCAAATCAAgaaagttattttttattttttaattatttttattgagTTTGGTATTTAGAgtgttttttattaatttttaatttatttagagATTTTAATATTATGAATATTTTCCTTTATATTAGTAtttatttccctttttttttgtattttaggGTGTGTTTAGTTAGGAGTTATTCTTGATAATCTTAGTTATAaaggttatcaataaaaatcttgtttggtttagtTAATATACTTCTTGAATAATGATCCATACCTGACATATTATCAAAACGGGCATGAGAAATCAGAAATTctcagaaaagtaaaaaaaaaatttatttcaaggttaaaaatttttttttaccaaaaatatcatCCGATATTTATACTTTGGGATAAAAATACTCCTAaaatttttataacaaaaattttattttaaattataaaaactaaataaaaaacaaatatatgtgatattttatttaaaaaataaatttgtatttttgaaaatgttatatatatataaggaaagTAAAAAAGATATTAAAAACATAAAGTTAAAAAAACAACACACACATAAGgtttaaaaagaataaaaaaaacgtaaaatttaaaaaaacgtAAAGTTCAAACAGGAAAAAAacgtaaactaaaaaaaaatcacgtaaagtttaaaaagaaaaaaaacctaaattttaaaaagaaaaaaaacttaaaattcaaataaaaaaacatagagttgaaaataaaaattaataatatttaattttataacgAAAGGtaacataataaaatattaaaagtgGTTATatattaaaagttttaaataaataaatttttattatactaTCTAAGTTAAATCaaataatattagattatattttatttctcttttaattatatgttaaaaaaatttatcaataataacaaaaattttatcaataatagttTAATAATGGGGTTCTCAATGTGGaagattttctttttttaaaaaatttctgccTTCACCCATGTTTCTTGCCATTATCTCCTTTATTTAAACTTTTGTTAACCCAATAAATAGTTTgagcatttaattaaaaaaataataattccattatTACTCTGTCATTTTACTTTTGAACTCCCCCCCCCCCCGACTTCACAATGTGGTTCATTATTCATTATAAAAAAGCGTGAtaatttttttcaactttttttttaaaaaaaaaacattctttTAAATATTGATATTCTAAAAGTTAAAAAACAATTATCTGCTCTAATAATAAATCAGCTAAATTCCGAAAACTTCCAATCAAAATCACAACCACATATGTTGTCGCAACTTGACCCTAACCGAACGAGTTTTTCATTTAATCAGTTAGCTGAGACGAACCAGCCAGCCAGACAAGTAATTGCTCCTTAATTCATTCATTcatgcttcatcttcttcatcactAGAAATCTCTATCACATCTTCAGACGAATCATCATCCTCCAGGAAAATATGATtctcccaaggatcgaagaaggtTTCGATTCTCTGACACATCGGCTCGACGTCGCCTGCCAGTCGAACGCACCAGCAACCTCGGATTTCAAGAAAGGCAAGCGCGGTGCAGTTGCTCAAGATCGCCACCAACCCTTTATCGCTGAACCTCCCATACGAAAGCTCGAGATGTCGAAGCCCAACCATGCTGTTTGCTACGGCCATGGCTTCCCCTTCGTCCACCAGGGAAGGTAGATCATCGTCGTGGGTTATCTCCGGCGGCGCCATGTTTCTCCTCAGATCGACCAAACCCTTGCAGTTCTTCCCGAGCACCTCGATGCCTCCGGCGGTGATGTTGGCGCAGTGACTAATGTCCAGCAAAGTGAGATTAGCAAGTAGACTCTCGTGCTTCTTTACCATTTTGTCACTCACAAAACTCACTGGCATTTCGAGCACGCCGAGCGATCTGCAACTGCAAAAATAGAAGGAAAATCTCATTCCGAAGAAGGAGATAAATGCCtcgaaatataattaattaatcgcAGTCCGCATTCATGAAAAACCGAGCGAGCGACTCTAAATCAGAAGAGGAGGCATATGCGATGGAACAGAGACACAGGAAACATTAGCGAGCGAGATGCGAACGATTAGGTGGGGTGGGTGGGTAATTACTACGATGCGGCGTGGACGAATCCGGAGTCTCCGAGGTGGTAGACGGAGAGGCGGCGGATGGTGCCCCGGCTGCGGCGCACGAGCTGGCGGACGACGAAATCGATGACGTCGGTGCGGTCGACGCGGCGGCACCAGTCTTCCAAGTTGACGATGGACCAGCAGTAGGGCTCCGCGAGTACGTCCCGCCAAGAGCGGCAGACGAACGACATCGTCCTCGCCAGCTCGTCCGTCGGGATCAGTGAAAATATGGACGCGAGCACTTCCGCCGTCAGCTCCGACCATTTACTGTCACCCGCTACGTTTCCGCCGCCGACCTCTGCTCGGCGTCGCTTCTGCATAGCTTCGAAGTAGAAGCTTTTGGAATTTGGCGAGGAGAATTGTAACAAATAGGCCCACCCGGGCTGCCATCTGCCGACTCGTGTCCCAGGGTTACACTATCAACGGAGTCAGATGTAATTGTAAGAAATGTTCTGCATTCCGTCTTGTAACACATCCCACACGAGTAATGATAGGCGTTCTGCTGTCTCCGGCCTCACGAAAAGTAATCATCGGTTGTCGTGATGCTTCGCGaggacaaaaaaaaaatgcaaatgtttcatttctttttaaataactttaaatgtattttaaaatgtaaacatatataaattttatatataatatgctCCATTGTCCATCTAGGCATCTGCGCCAGAGGAGTCGgacgtaaaaaaaaaaaaaaaaaaaaaaaaattctaacattTATTCTGGGGGTGTCGGGATCATTCAACGAACATGCATCGCGGACAAACAATCAGGAGCATATCAATATATGTGAATGGTATGCCGCATACTTTGTAAGTATGTAatgtaatttttttattgaaaaatatttttaaacttaatattaTACTCTCATTCTTAGACTTAAAGTAAAAAACTTTAAATTGCTAAACCCGACGCTTGAAAAAAATTATTGCGCAACATACCCTAAACACtaaggcacaatcttattaaaaTAATCaggagttttaaaaaataaaataaaataataaaataaaaattaaaaaaatatgaacaACGTCGATCGTGGATGGAAGtccagagtacaagaaatacttaTTGAGGTACATCCAGACGGTAATATTTTTAGACCCGAATTTTATTAGAAGAAAAATCTTTCGCAATATGTCTTAGTTAAGATTCGAACCTTAAATTTCTTGATTATTTATTGGAGGACCTAACTATTAAACTATTACCCTAAGAGCTCTTCAATTTGTCCTCGGGATAGGATTGAGTTGACTAGTGTGGGACATAGTTGTTATCATAGGATAAGGGTTCAAATGTCgataaagttaagaaaaaaaatcctCTCTACGCTAATCAACTATGACTTTCCGATTTACTTTCTCTCAAATGTTGTAAAGTTGATCATATGAAATCGTTGGAATGACAAATTTAAGATTTTAATGTTCTTAGCCTGTTTCACTAGATCACCTTGGAAGTTATAGCAATTTCAATCATGTATTTAGTTTAGATtatcatatataattttaattatatgattataAGATAATCACATAATTAAGATTATGAATAATAAAATATAACCTAATGTTGTTGGGTTTAACGTATATAATATAacaaaaagtttatttatttaaagattttagtatataatttaatttaatattttcttgTATTACTTATTAATTTCAAAGTATCATAtaaattattattactatttcttttttaaactgtatgatttatttctttatttattttttttactttacgtGACTTtacgattatatatatatatatatatatatatatatataactttagtttttacataaaatatcacattttttattttttatttagtttttataatttaaaataaaatttttgttataaaaaaatttagaggTATTTAATTCCAAAGTATAAATATCttaggatatttttattaaaaaaattgttaactcgaaatcaagaaaaatcttagggtgcgtttggtacgcgcgtttttcattttctgaaaatcgcacgttttctgaaaaataatgtttggtttaCGTTTTTCATGTCTATTTTCTAAAACAATAGATagtgttttctagaaaaacagagaatgacaaaaaattatattctattttctagaaaacgcgcgttttcagaaaatgaaaatgaaaagcgtgcgtaccaaacgcacccttacttttttaagattttttattttcagaCTGCATGCCCTTTTTGCTAACTTATTGTGTATAAATCATTACTCGAAAATTACTGATTACCTAAACCTAACATGTTTTCATTAATAACCTTAGCCTAGATTGAAACTGgatgatagacctagagagctcgaaatgacatgaaagtagttcctatttgtttgtttagttcttcttattataaaaatactatcaaatatcaatttcaccgaatatattgagagtagtgattttttaaacacgaattcATTTTTCGGACatattcgtgtttaaaaaattactacttttaatatattaagtcaaattgatgtttaataGTATTTTTTACAATAAGAAAAATTAGACAATCACATAGGAACTGATTTAATGTCATTTCGAGATCTTTAAGTCTATcgattttgaccgaaatccacttataaattttttcaaagataaaaaaaatcaattcgactgaaaaaaaaatcagtcaattaatttttttttaatcgaatTAATTTGAGGGCAATGGTAAAATATGAAGTGggtatataatttaataattttaaaactatgatatataatttggatattttaaaaatttatctactCATCGGTAAAATGCTGAATAAGAATCCTATAAAAATATGACCAAATGCACATATTGCATCTATGAAAACCCTTGGGCATCGAACCTATGACAAGTGCAATGTCTCCTCACTGTATCCACAATGTAGATTCCACTAATTGTGCTGACTTAGGAATTTCATATCAGAACATAGGTGAAATAGCAGAATGCATGCCGCAACCACTATACTTGGTGAGGATATCTTCGACGAAAGAAGTCATCCTAGGTAACATTTTTTCATCAAACAACCTACATATGTAAAACCTTTTAGATTGCTTTCTCCTAGTGTATTCAGTCATATCACAAATTGATAATTCACATGTGAACTTTAGGATTGCATTTATAGTGGTAAAAAGTGATTACGCTCATCTCCAGCTCCCGTCAATTCATCCCAGGACTAACACGGAAGAAGTAAATAATGGATAACTACTAACTTTTGGAATAGTGATTGACGCATGAGGGATACATTTATCTCAGCTATGCCGAGATTCGAATCTCAGACCTCATGATAGCATCACCTCATGagctagccactagaccatcataagaGGACCTTCAGGATTGCATTCATGCACTTTAAACAATTGGAAGAGACTATATGATACCCGTGGCCACAAAGAAAGGCATTAGCCCATTTCTCTATCTCCACTTTGCTAACCCATTCATAACTCTCCTGGAGTACAACCTCATCTttttcatggtggcaaaaggtaaatacgctcgcccccaataTCCCCGCTAACTTGTCCTAGagccaacacggagaaggtaaatcacgggcggctaccagcctttggaatagtgactagcaataaaggaggcatttacctcggctttgccgagattcgaacctcagaccttatgatggcaacacctcatgcgctggGCCCATCGTTTTATGGCCCCATACCTCAAAAATCCCTGAAGGAATTTTTTTGGGAAGGCTCAGTACTACGTATCCGACGAATAAAGAATTGATAAGAGGGCTCAAACCCGGCACCTCAGTCAATGGATAACAACGTCATATCCAGAACACCTCTAGATCAGTTGTTAAAACTAAGGTAGGGTAAACTTTTTAACGTGACTGTGCTCATCACTTCGTGGCCCCATACCCCAGAAACCCCCGAAGGAATTTTTTGGAGAGCCTCAGTACCACGTATCCGACGGATAAAGAGTTGATAAGAAGGCATCCGACACCTCAGTCAACGGATAACAACGTCATATCCAGAACACCTCTAAATCAGTTGTTAAAACTAAGGTAGGGTAAACTTTTTAATGTGACTAGGCCCACCATTTCGCGGCCCCATACACCAAAAATCCTCCAAGAGATTTTTTGGGGAGCCTCAGTACCACATATCCGACGGATAAATAGTTGATAAGAGGGCTCGAACCCGATTCCTCAATCAACGGATAACAACGTCATATCCAGAATACCTCTAGATCAGTTGTTAAACTAAATTAAGATAGGGTAAACTTTTTAACATAACTGAGTCCATCGCTTCATGGCTCCATACCCTAAAAATCCCTAAAAGGATTTTTTAGGGAGCTTCCTCGTGCATTTATTATAAGTAAGTTCAATACATGCACATGTTGCAGTCCAAAGCAACTTGGTTGCCTCTGTCTCTACAATTTGATACAAAGTCTTTGATAGGTGCACAAGATAGTATCCACAAtgggatttagaaaatacatctTTAACTATATGAAGTATGCTAGGATTTTGATCACTTATAATTGATGTAGATCTTTCCCCTACAACCTGATTATGAAGTTTTGTTAAGAACCATTCCTAATTatgtatgtttttaatttttttcaactaTAAATGCAATTGAGAATAATCTATTGGCTCCATCAACACTAGTTGCATAATTAAAATCTCTGGGTACTTCCTGATTAGGTGGCAAGTAACTATACTAATAACTGGATGAAAGAATATGATTGCATACTAGTTGCATAATTAAAATCTCTGGGTACTTCCTTATTAGGTGGCAAGTAACTATACTAATAACTGGATGAAAGAATATGATTGCATACTAGCATTAAAAGACCAAAAGATCCGTTGAAAATGTTCATGTGGAAAACTTACATGCACCATTATTTGATTATCTCTATCTTTAATTCTCTAGCAAGTGTGTACATGTCATCGTATGAATCAATGCAATCCTCATATACATTAAGCATTGCTTGGACTTTGTCTCACAATACTTTTTGGTAAGAAATTGTCACTCCAAACCTTTTTTGAATGTTTGTTATAATCATCCTTGGGGTATACTTCTTGTTAGTCATAACTTGCTCTTGAATCTCACTAGTAATTCAAGAACTTAAGCAATTTTTATGGTCCCGACCTTTTCTCAGATATTTTGAGCAAGTGCatagtttttaaaaatagtgATCCTAAATTTTCGAGGTCCTCTAGCAATAATTCTCTAATCACAGTAACTTTACAAACAAACTTGATTCGGTGACAAGGTCGGGCCTCGCCCCGCAgagaggtcaacgccacgtggaaggtcAACGTCAAGGCATTAAATCCTCCAGGCTAGCGTCTAATCGGGCGACCCCATCTGTCAATCGGACTAGGGAATGGCCGGTCCGACGTTATTACAGTTCGGTCTCgcatcgagcttccgacgctcaactATTACCAAAGCAGGCGCCGACCGGCAAGTCATTTGCCGAGCAGCTGGGCATGTGCCGGGCGGACATCCGGATCGGCCACAGATCATATCACAACCATCAAAGCGCAAACCCGACCCAACAAACTTGGACAATGAAAGTAGCCGAACGGTCGTCCCGCTCGACCCAGACAGCAAAATTAACCGAGCGGCCTCCCCGCTCGGCCCGCTAGCATACAAaagctggccgagcggcccaCCCGCTCGGCCCACTAGAAGACAGAGGCAGGATCAACTGGTATCCTCCTCGAGACCTGTGTCATAGACAGACAGCATGATCGGCGACATGATcaggcagagaatcgtacgatggaagcttccactgtcttgtcaggatatgctcgggctgttGAGATATGGTGTAAGGtacacttttctgacacatcctatCAGGGAGAGCTTTGAGATGCATGCATacctcgaggagcgtgcacgcgtACCCCCGAGAGCCCTATATATAGGACCCCAagcttcgacgaaggtatgcacatTCTACTGTTGCTACAGTTACGCTGCTACTTTCGTTTCTTTGCTTACTTGTTGCCTTCGCCGGAGAtctgacttgagagtcggagggtcatcgccaggGAACCACTCCCTAGCTCGACACTGGCGCTCTGTGCTTGCAGGCTAGTCAGCTCAGAGGTCAACGCATGGTCAATAGGagcaccacatccccagcgtccgtcaccTCGACTCttggataggatcaaatttggtgtcgtctgtgggaacgtactTGCATCCGAGTCGAgaggatggaagaagctggacgactACACGTggtgacgctcactcaagaggagctcgacacacTCATCCAGGCACAACTGACAAAAATAGTCGAGCAGCAGCAACAGAAAGCGTTAGCCGCTCAGCTTGCTCAGCAAGCGACATCAGCTTCAGGGGGTCGAGTAGCGAACGAAGACTGACCGGAGCAACTCTCCATCTGGGGGCAGAATAAAATGCCGACCGACACTCATGGAGAAGCTCCACCCGCGTCGATTCCATTCCACCGGGCATTGTTTCAAACGCCCTCTTAGATTGCTCAAACCCACCAAGGAAGGAACTCTTCTTCAGATGAAGCACCCGTGCGGGACGCATGGAAAGGTAAGGTACCCCGAGCTGATtcatcacccgagcggatcaaccgccaattctCCAAAGCAATCATACAAGATCCGCTGCCAAGGCACTATGCTCCTTTGGCAATCGGAGAATATAACGAGtcgaccgacccggacgaccatcttggtaagttcgataacgctgCTACTCTCTATCAGTACACATAAGGAGtcaagtgtcgagtcttcctcaccacgctcTCCGGCTCGGCACAAGGATGGTTCAGAAGGCTGTCGGGCGGGTCCATCCAAAGctttaaggacttccgaacgaccttctTGCACCACTTCGCAAGAAACAAACGATACCAAAAGACGAGCGTCAGCTtattctccatgaagcaaggCCCCAGAGAGTCCCTCCGAccgtacatccaacgcttcaatcaaGTGACCATGGACATCCCATCGGTCttatccgagaccatgatgaatgcgttcacccAAGGGCTCGTGGATGGAGATGTCTTTTGGTCTCTTATCTGAAAGCCACCTCGGgattacgaccacatgctgaagaaggccaacgaatacataaatgtggaagaggcccAGGCGGCGAGGAGGAAGGAAACGTTGTCCAAACCATCGGCACCGACTGAACGGAGGTCGCCAATCAACCATCAGCCACCACAAGGACCCCGAGCCGAAGGGGCACGACCACATCAGGAAACATGG
This window contains:
- the LOC122033887 gene encoding F-box protein FBW2-like, whose product is MQKRRRAEVGGGNVAGDSKWSELTAEVLASIFSLIPTDELARTMSFVCRSWRDVLAEPYCWSIVNLEDWCRRVDRTDVIDFVVRQLVRRSRGTIRRLSVYHLGDSGFVHAASCRSLGVLEMPVSFVSDKMVKKHESLLANLTLLDISHCANITAGGIEVLGKNCKGLVDLRRNMAPPEITHDDDLPSLVDEGEAMAVANSMVGLRHLELSYGRFSDKGLVAILSNCTALAFLEIRGCWCVRLAGDVEPMCQRIETFFDPWENHIFLEDDDSSEDVIEISSDEEDEA